From the genome of Anopheles funestus chromosome 2RL, idAnoFuneDA-416_04, whole genome shotgun sequence:
ACGACGAATTACGTCACGTACTTTGTGTGATTTTACCGGTGCGTTTGTGCGGGAGTCTCCTGCCGCCTGTGACACAGTGGCCAGTGGACGTTTGAACTCATCCGAATCAATTTCTTCGGTAAGTTTTTCCGCCAGCGGTTCTTTCTTGCGGTACGCACGCTGAAACGGTGCCGGATTGTTTAGCAACTCCACGTCCTGTTCTTCATCTTCGAAATCTTCCACCTCCTCAAACTGGACGTCCGGGTTAGAAACGTCGATGCGAATCTCTTCCCGTACGGTCGTTTCTTTGGTAATGGTGAACGTCATTTGGTTGCAGTACGGTTGTGTTCCGTTTGTTCCGACCTCACTGTGGTTCGCCGTCTTCTCAGCCTTTTCCGTTTCATTTCCATCCTTTTTGACGATCGTTTCCTCTGCAAACAGTACGGGCTGTTTGTTCTCTTTGTCCTCCTCCTCACTGTCCGGACGATCCTTTTCATCGTCCTCCAGCCTGGTAAAATCGTTCTCTTCGTCTTCAAGCTCATGCAGCCGCTGTGAAAGATTGCTAATGTGTTTCATGTCGATCAAGCTGCGTCTAACCGATCTACGACGATGGCCTGTTCCGCTGAACGTAAACGGTGTGGTTTCACCGCCCGGCCGCTGCTTTCTTGCCTTTGCCTCATTGATGCTGTTCTCCAGCTCCAGCTGATAGCAGTCCAACTTTTCACCAATGTCCGATTCTTCGTTGATAACGGAAAGGGAACGTCTTTTACCCAGTGTAACAGTCGCTTGCGTGTTCTGCGACTCAACAGCAATGCCAGAAGCCAATCCTGTTGCCATCTCTGTCGGCTCAGGACTGCAAACTACCATGTTGGCCAACATTTGACACGGTGTCAAAGCGTTCGGGGCCAGCTCTTGAAAATTGATACGATGCTTCAGAGACGGAGTAAACGGTACCGCAATAGCGTACGTTGGCATTTCAAGTGCCGGATTCTCAATGCCTGCCAGTTCCGGTACGGGCAATCCACGAACTGACGCTTCACCGgttgttccttctttgggACGTACAATTTCAAACGGATTGAACCGTTCGGTACTTTCCACCCCACGGATGTTTAACGCATTGTTAACAAAACAGCGACTCAGTTCTTCCGCTTCCTGGCGCTTGCATTCGTCACCATCGCGCGGCACCTCGAATGGGTTTACCGGTTGCTTATCCGCCGCTGCCAGATTCAAGCCGGGGTTCTCAAAACAACTTTCCTCCAGCGAGACCGAACCGCCCTGACCACCCTGATGcatctgtttcttctttttcttcggtgGTTTGCGTACCACTTCAAATGGGTTAGCATCGCACGCCATGCCCTTCGCACGCTTCATAGCTCCTCCACCACTGGCAAGGTCGGCAATTGATTTCACTTCCATGCAGGAGTCCGAAAATAGGTTGTAATTTTCCTTATTCGACACACGGAACGAAGGATTCTCGAAGGCACTGCCATCGATCTGTCGGTTATGGATCGGAGTGGATGAAGGAATGCTGAACGTTTGGTCAGTAAAGTTCAGGAACGGATTCGTTTCCGCGTTTCTTTTACGCTTTTTCCCCGGTGTTTCCATCATTACTGCTGCTGGTTGGTCAAAGAAGGCACTTTCGAAACCAGCAGAAGCTGCAAGGGGCATCGTGGGAACGTCTTTCACTGGGTCCGCAGATGTTTTCCTCCAACGAAGGACCTTTGGCAAATATACGCAATGTTTGATTTAATGATGTTTTCTTCAACAGTCCTGCTGGGAGATCGAATATCACTCACTTATTATTCTTCCTTAACAACTAAAACAATTatctgtaaaataaataactccGTCCGCCGCATGCGAGACGTTTGTTGTCGATTTCgaatcaattttgtttttaaccgCTTTTTAACGGCGTCTCCATAGCACAGTTGATGGTCCAGCGGACATGATACATAGCATTTGAGAATATTGTTCCGGAAATTATGTGTTTCcatttgtgatttttattgctttttaataacaaaaattaattattaatctgCTTTTGAATATGTTTTACGCAGAAAGAACATATTATTcgattaaattgaatttatcaTCGTGAAAATAGCATTTAAAATTAGAAATTTACAGAACTCCACTTTGGCAATATAAACTCATACTGTACATCGATTCGGTTTGAATACCCAACTGGCAGAATTTGTTCGAGCTCGAAAAACTACTCGAATAAAAGATGGaagctttttctctttctgttttacaTCGAGATCATCAAAGTTCTATCTTTTTCGTCTATTACCAAAGAATAATGACTTTCTTCCATGTTCGGTATTTAAAAATTCTCCGAATTGGTATgtgttattcatttttaaatcgtATTAAGGGATACGAAAAATGAggtttgtaattttaaaaaatgtaatgcaAAAGGCGTCCTGGTCGTAcctgataaacggcgccggtccacatggcaggaccggggatcaaatcccgtCTGGACCGCCCCTCGgggcaaggactgactatcagACTACGTggaaaaaataagtctagtaagccagaaatggtcacgcctttagaggtcgttaagccaaaaagaGAAGAGAGACTCAAAcaacactcaaaaaaaatttcctcgaattcttttcactccacaATCTCAATAGTTTTTCTTGATTTGGTTTCTCGTTTCTAGCTTTCATTTGACTATCTTGTGGCTGAATGGTATTCCAACCCGATACCTTCGTGTAAAATCTGGCACCGCAACCACTAAGTCATTAAGCTTAGTCACCAACTAATTGTTGAACAATTGTTGGACAACACAAAActtttgcataaaataatgCCAATAATCATCGCTGAATCGTTTGAACATTGAATAATGCTAAGTCATTTAGTTTGTTCACATGTGCACCTGATAAAAGAGGCCTGACCAAACAACAAagattgtatttttaaaaaaatcataaagtgTTTCATTAAACAGTTTAGCCCTTTCTCCTTGACACAATTTAACAGACACATTCTTTATTAGATGGACTGTAGATTAGCTTAGCCGATGCGCGGCATTGACCGTGGGAATGGTCGTAAACAACAACAGGAACTAATCAGCCAGACAAGCAACAATAGATGTTTTGCAGCAAACACAGTTTCCACAACACAGAAGTATAGCATATGTAAGCAGGAATGAAGTAAAAATCgcgttttataaattattttctttttttattgttgattCTCATAGTTTTCGTACATTTAGTTTGCTCCAGGTTAGCAGATTGGCGGGCCAATGTTTTCGTAAAACCATGCCCGCTCTAGTTTCTCTTCTTACTTCATCTATCACAATACTTACTATAGGGGTAGTTAAAATATGGCTTACATTGTTTAATACAAAATATCTACACTTAAAGACTCTTGACTTCCTTCACTTACTCGGTCCCTGTCATACTAGTTGCGTGGCCCCGGTCAATAAACCCGGCCAACACAGTAGTTTGCCCTAATCTCTTCGTTTTGCTTAAATAATAGTGGTTGTCTTGGCTTTGTCATTTAATCAGTGCATGATTTACATCTTCTCAATGCGACTCTTCAACTGCTCCAGTTCAGTGGCGATCTCCTCTGGTAGATCTCGAGGCAACTGGTTGTCGTAGTACTGCTTAACCTCTTCCACTTCCTGCAGCCAGAAATCTTTCGGAATGGAaaacagttcccgttcgttgaCCGGACTGCTCAGCCCGTCAAGGTTGAGAGAGCCTTCCGTCGGTACACGACCGATCGGTGTGTCCCGATAGCAATCGGCATCGTCAATACGGTGCAGGATCCATTCGAGCACACGGCTGTTCTCGCCGAATCCGGGCCACAGGAATTTGCCGTTGGAATCCTTACGGAACCAGTTAACGTGGAAAATCTTTGGTGCATGACCTCCGACAGCGTTGGCACGCTTCTCCATGCTCAGCCAATGTTTCAGATAATCTCCAAAGTTGTAGCCGAAGAATGGGCGCATTGCGAACGGATCGTTCATGATGACCTTGGCCTTgtgttcagcagcagcagtgcttTCGCTACGCATAGACGAACCGACAAAGACACCGTGCGCCCACGAGTTGGCCTCATACACCAGCGGCACACCCTGTGGACGACGTCCTCCGAACAGGATGGCCGAGATCGGGACTCCCTCCGAATCTTCCCATGCCGGGTCGATGATCGGACACTGGCCGGCAGGAGCACAGAAGCGGGAGTTGGGATGCGCGGCCGGGGTTTTCGATTCACCCAGCTTCCAGGGATTGCCCAACCAGTCGGTGATCTCCACATCGCGGGACACTTCCTTCTCCATACCCTCCCAGAACACGCCACCGTCAGATGTGGAAGCGACGTTCGTGAAGATTGTGTTCTTGTAGATCGTGTCCATTGCGTTGgggttcgtttcgttcgacGTACCCGGGGCAACACCGAAGAAACCATTCTCCGGATTGATTGCCCGCAATTGACCCTTCGAGTCAAACTTCATCCAGGCGATGTCATCACCGACACACTCGATTTTGTAGCCGGGCAGAGTCGGGTTCATCATGGCGAGATTCGTTTTGCCACAGGCAGACGGGAATGCGGCCGCAATGTACTTCTTCACACCGTTCGGATCCGTGATGCCAAGGATCAGCATATGCTCCGCCAGCCATCCCTCCCGCTGGGCAATGGTGCTACCAATGCGAAGGGCAAAGCATTTCTTGCCGAGCAGTGAGTTTCCACCATAACCGGAACCGTACGACACGATCTCGTTGTTGGCGGGTTTGTGCAAAATGATGGTACGTTCCGGATCGCATGGCCACGATGGCACAGCAATCTTACCACTGGCAGGCGTGCCGACGGAATGCAAACACCGGATGAAATCCTACAGTGAGAcaaagtgcaacaaaaaatagaccGTAAGTATGCATGCCTTGCTGGAATATGTCGCTCTCAGGTTTCCAGAGACTGGGAACGCAAAACTTACCGAATTGTCAGACAGCTTGTCCAGCACCTCCGAACCCATGCGGGTCATGATGCGCATCGAGCAAACGACGTATGCCGAGTCGGTGATTTCGATTCCAATCTTAGACAGCGGGGACGAGATCGGACCCATCGAGAATGGCACGACGAACATGGTGCGACCCTTCATACAGCCCGGGAAACGGTTCATTACCGCACGATCGTAATCGGAAGGCGAAATCCAGTTACCCAGACTACCGTTGACGCCCGGCTTCGGTGTTGGAATCGCCTGTTCAGGGCGCTCCGTACAGATGAACGTCTTGGATTCGACACGCGCCACATCAGCTGGATTGGTCCGTGCAAGCCAGCAGTTGTCATACTTGGGCAGCGGCTTGATCGTGCCCTGACTGTGCAGGGTCTTCAGCAGCGTGCTGCATTCGCTCTCGCTGCCATCCACGATGTGGATACGTTCCGGCTGGCACATGGCGGCCGATTCCTCCACGAAACGGCGCACCTTGTCCGAGAGCAGCGACACCTCACCATTTACGACCGGGAAGCCACGCAGGTGGTTGTACAGATTCTTCGGCAGCGTCTTCAGCTTCGGGCTGCATCCCAGGGTGGTCGGGAGCCTGAGCAGGGCGAATAGTTTAACCATCGCGAGGTAGGAAAATTAGGAGCACAAgggcaaacgaaacaacagtTAGCGCACACTATTTCGAGACGTAGGGTAATGTTTCCAGCAGAACAATGCACTGGAACACACTATGCTCATTGGAAGATGAGAATTGAGGCAGCGGATTTACTGAGAGACACAGAACTGTGATGCGACTGTGATCGAGTGTTAAGGGCTCGGCGCACAGCTGTAAGCGGTTACTGAGCCAGTGCTGGCAGCGTGCACGGCTTATATACATATGTTTTCCATCAGTTATCagcaaacagcagcaccagcagcagtagccAGCCATTTTACGTAGACAGAAAAGCAACATCTCACCCTGACGCAGATCATTAGGGCGCTGATTATCAGCTAGATGAGCGCTACGCCAAGGATCCCGAGACGGTGACAAACAAACACCGATGTAGCAGGAATGTCAAAGTGCAAaggttttttccttcctcaaGATCGAAAGGGCTCGGTCATATCGCAAGAGGCTCGATAAGATCGATCATTACGGTACGGGGTTCACAGTCGACCCGCTGATAGCTTTATCAGGCGTGCTTCGAGGGCACACCCCCAAGCCGGGCCAAaacggttttccattttcgggAGCATACGAATGTGTTCCAAGCCTTGTTCGGGTGATAGGAAAGCGCAATTGCCTATCGCGTTAGAGCGAGCAATCATCAGATTGTAGATACTTACGGCGTGTACTGTTCGATGAGCTGAGGCATTTTGTAGGTACTTTAGATGTAGAAGGCAAACTTCAGGAATGACGATTTAAAAATTAGGGCTTTGATtacagcaacacacacaaacactggtAAATGCACACACTTGGATGTTGACTGGCCTGGACAGGGGTACAACGAGCCGACCGTGTGGTAAGGGCGAAGTAGATTCGTGAAACTGGGATTTAGTTAAGACCGAACGAAACGGTTGCTGTCGCTTAGTGAAGCGTGaattttaaggattttttttttgcttaaagaTGCACTTTGGCACTAGAGTGTAACCACGAGAGTTGGAAAACTAGCTTGTTTTCATCTTCTGTATTGGATTGGTTCTGGTGAACTGATGCTGCTACCTATGGAACCAGACCTTCTTATACTCGCACCATCCGCACGGT
Proteins encoded in this window:
- the LOC125762574 gene encoding uncharacterized protein LOC125762574, producing the protein MPLAASAGFESAFFDQPAAVMMETPGKKRKRNAETNPFLNFTDQTFSIPSSTPIHNRQIDGSAFENPSFRVSNKENYNLFSDSCMEVKSIADLASGGGAMKRAKGMACDANPFEVVRKPPKKKKKQMHQGGQGGSVSLEESCFENPGLNLAAADKQPVNPFEVPRDGDECKRQEAEELSRCFVNNALNIRGVESTERFNPFEIVRPKEGTTGEASVRGLPVPELAGIENPALEMPTYAIAVPFTPSLKHRINFQELAPNALTPCQMLANMVVCSPEPTEMATGLASGIAVESQNTQATVTLGKRRSLSVINEESDIGEKLDCYQLELENSINEAKARKQRPGGETTPFTFSGTGHRRRSVRRSLIDMKHISNLSQRLHELEDEENDFTRLEDDEKDRPDSEEEDKENKQPVLFAEETIVKKDGNETEKAEKTANHSEVGTNGTQPYCNQMTFTITKETTVREEIRIDVSNPDVQFEEVEDFEDEEQDVELLNNPAPFQRAYRKKEPLAEKLTEEIDSDEFKRPLATVSQAAGDSRTNAPVKSHKVRDVIRRSFRRLIPRSQTGSNEPKADVEEKQTHHGTGEGHGLISSIRHSLRRRQTKAKSGEEESNGTESKQNAEEERQSPLEMSIIAEQPRAVFRQPSLDQYKPIATHTGGSGGGATGATLRNSLRRSTKEMRKQMMKSVFRKQSGDLDGDHHGQHVGDFI
- the LOC125762575 gene encoding phosphoenolpyruvate carboxykinase [GTP], whose product is MPQLIEQYTPLPTTLGCSPKLKTLPKNLYNHLRGFPVVNGEVSLLSDKVRRFVEESAAMCQPERIHIVDGSESECSTLLKTLHSQGTIKPLPKYDNCWLARTNPADVARVESKTFICTERPEQAIPTPKPGVNGSLGNWISPSDYDRAVMNRFPGCMKGRTMFVVPFSMGPISSPLSKIGIEITDSAYVVCSMRIMTRMGSEVLDKLSDNSDFIRCLHSVGTPASGKIAVPSWPCDPERTIILHKPANNEIVSYGSGYGGNSLLGKKCFALRIGSTIAQREGWLAEHMLILGITDPNGVKKYIAAAFPSACGKTNLAMMNPTLPGYKIECVGDDIAWMKFDSKGQLRAINPENGFFGVAPGTSNETNPNAMDTIYKNTIFTNVASTSDGGVFWEGMEKEVSRDVEITDWLGNPWKLGESKTPAAHPNSRFCAPAGQCPIIDPAWEDSEGVPISAILFGGRRPQGVPLVYEANSWAHGVFVGSSMRSESTAAAEHKAKVIMNDPFAMRPFFGYNFGDYLKHWLSMEKRANAVGGHAPKIFHVNWFRKDSNGKFLWPGFGENSRVLEWILHRIDDADCYRDTPIGRVPTEGSLNLDGLSSPVNERELFSIPKDFWLQEVEEVKQYYDNQLPRDLPEEIATELEQLKSRIEKM